From the genome of Neisseria lisongii, one region includes:
- a CDS encoding transferrin-binding protein-like solute binding protein — translation MTHLFFRRPYFSLCLSAILTACAGGGTVEIPQSIVPIPTLSALDPGHPDIAGQTPDIKLQTFNTGTGQPGKIESWQVKEDGLFGPSLKNKLAYRTPDGNVYLFSTYTDPIVPNSFHPDQSLKTRHDAQPTDNGGKLFVCCGNSSQSSNFKATQIGDYLRYGTWIDKNGTADLFVGGMLADPAQMQGASDNDGHAKGKATYEVWALRTKNGETVSSSYDNSNREHPIKSEITVNFNTGKLGGKIIGNPDFGADIDFQDVNVTGNRFHGSALSDGKEGQVEGGFFGKSSWYSPAGQEIGGKVTFAPDHRLDSVFGGAIEGRRWNTEDTSTDLTPLK, via the coding sequence ATGACGCACCTATTTTTCAGACGGCCTTACTTCAGCCTGTGCCTGTCAGCCATATTAACCGCCTGCGCCGGCGGCGGCACCGTCGAAATTCCTCAATCTATCGTTCCGATTCCGACACTTTCCGCCTTAGACCCCGGACACCCTGATATTGCCGGCCAAACGCCGGATATCAAACTGCAAACATTTAATACCGGCACCGGCCAACCCGGCAAAATAGAAAGTTGGCAGGTAAAAGAAGACGGCCTTTTCGGTCCTTCACTCAAAAACAAATTGGCCTACCGCACACCGGACGGCAACGTTTATCTATTCAGCACATATACCGATCCGATTGTCCCCAACTCATTCCACCCTGATCAAAGTCTGAAAACCCGCCACGATGCCCAACCGACCGACAACGGAGGCAAATTATTTGTTTGTTGCGGCAACAGCAGTCAATCATCAAACTTCAAAGCTACCCAGATTGGTGATTATCTGCGCTACGGCACATGGATAGATAAAAACGGTACTGCCGACTTATTTGTCGGCGGTATGTTGGCAGATCCTGCTCAAATGCAGGGCGCATCCGACAACGACGGCCATGCTAAAGGCAAGGCAACTTATGAAGTCTGGGCTTTGCGTACTAAAAATGGAGAAACAGTTTCTTCATCCTACGACAACAGTAACAGAGAACATCCGATCAAATCAGAAATTACCGTCAACTTCAACACAGGTAAATTAGGCGGGAAAATCATCGGCAATCCCGATTTTGGTGCAGATATTGATTTTCAAGATGTCAATGTAACCGGAAACCGCTTCCACGGCAGCGCCCTTTCAGACGGCAAAGAAGGTCAGGTAGAAGGAGGATTTTTCGGCAAATCAAGCTGGTATTCCCCTGCCGGTCAAGAAATCGGCGGTAAAGTTACCTTTGCTCCCGATCATCGTTTAGACAGCGTTTTCGGTGGCGCTATCGAAGGCAGACGCTGGAATACCGAAGACACATCAACCGACTTAACGCCTCTGAAATAA
- a CDS encoding surface lipoprotein assembly modifier, whose protein sequence is MYIHRMIVLLLSAWWLPAAFAGMDSNEQREAVSDGLRQEYSAIKAQQKPWLETMDLVARQQVKQRAEQNIPTVTDEDLQLRPELMHSLMTQALNSHNLHVLESLTAVYRQQPWADAVLLARAEGMIARFQGHYTRAVETYRRLYETHADDKRIVLDTAAILFEDRQWKEADRLFAEAETDLAVPEGVRDNIRVYRRKIESAGNWHIGGSASVAYDKNINDAAPAYCSPLGCVDQKAENAVGIHYQASVEKNTPLVGHHNLLFRSYLNGSSYYLDKKSQYDHAFGRAYLGWQYQTARTGLNVLPFYQGQLSGSDRWRAKAERSHTLKMALFSQAFGIQTALSHQINPRLQFFASAETYRQRYREPERAEHSNGQHYSLYASLAYKPLPAHTVFVGLGGGIVKPEKTELKGRINNTGNIRRSVSGGWRAVWPKLGGLNMQIQTAYTDRRYRGQALNTDFEWQQQRNRETAYSISVAHPKLSVAKLIPKLTWEQQRIYSTHKWAVRRNNRIVVEIEKTF, encoded by the coding sequence ATGTATATTCACAGGATGATTGTTTTGCTGTTGTCTGCATGGTGGTTACCGGCTGCTTTTGCCGGTATGGATTCGAACGAGCAGCGGGAAGCAGTTTCAGACGGCCTTCGGCAGGAATACTCTGCAATCAAAGCGCAGCAGAAGCCGTGGTTGGAGACAATGGATTTGGTTGCGAGGCAACAGGTAAAACAGAGAGCGGAACAAAATATTCCAACCGTAACGGATGAGGATTTGCAGCTTCGTCCCGAATTGATGCACAGTTTGATGACACAAGCATTGAACAGCCATAATCTTCATGTGTTGGAATCATTAACTGCTGTTTATAGGCAGCAGCCTTGGGCTGATGCGGTATTATTGGCTCGGGCTGAAGGCATGATTGCCCGTTTTCAAGGGCATTATACCCGTGCGGTTGAAACTTACCGCAGGTTGTATGAAACGCATGCTGATGATAAACGCATCGTGCTGGATACGGCTGCAATACTGTTTGAAGACAGGCAGTGGAAAGAGGCGGATCGGTTGTTTGCCGAAGCGGAGACCGATTTGGCTGTGCCGGAAGGAGTTCGGGATAATATCCGGGTTTACCGGCGGAAAATTGAATCGGCAGGGAACTGGCATATCGGAGGCAGTGCCAGCGTTGCCTATGATAAAAATATTAATGATGCTGCGCCTGCGTACTGTTCGCCGTTGGGCTGTGTCGATCAGAAAGCTGAAAATGCCGTCGGTATCCACTATCAGGCTTCCGTGGAAAAAAACACGCCTCTGGTCGGCCACCATAATCTGCTGTTTCGCAGTTATCTCAACGGGAGCAGTTATTATTTGGATAAGAAATCACAATACGATCATGCGTTTGGGCGGGCGTATCTGGGCTGGCAATATCAAACTGCACGAACCGGATTAAATGTATTGCCGTTTTATCAGGGGCAGTTATCGGGTAGTGATAGATGGAGGGCCAAGGCCGAGCGCAGCCATACTTTAAAAATGGCTCTGTTTTCTCAAGCATTCGGTATTCAGACGGCTTTGTCGCATCAAATCAACCCCCGATTGCAGTTTTTTGCTTCTGCCGAGACTTACCGGCAGCGTTATCGGGAACCGGAACGTGCGGAACACAGCAACGGGCAGCACTACAGTCTGTATGCTTCGCTGGCATACAAACCGTTACCGGCGCATACGGTTTTTGTGGGATTGGGCGGCGGCATAGTCAAACCTGAAAAAACAGAGTTGAAAGGACGCATCAATAATACGGGCAATATCCGCCGCTCCGTCAGCGGCGGGTGGCGGGCGGTGTGGCCGAAATTGGGCGGTTTAAATATGCAGATTCAGACGGCCTATACCGACCGAAGATATCGAGGGCAGGCATTGAATACTGATTTTGAGTGGCAGCAGCAACGTAATCGTGAAACAGCGTACAGCATTTCGGTTGCGCATCCGAAACTCTCCGTTGCTAAGTTGATTCCCAAATTGACATGGGAGCAGCAGCGCATATACAGCACCCACAAATGGGCAGTGCGCAGGAATAACCGGATTGTGGTAGAAATCGAAAAAACATTTTAA
- the hrpA gene encoding ATP-dependent RNA helicase HrpA, producing the protein MSQADLTQTLSKDRHFLQTAFKNPQRFGGMEAVRQKYHKSHELFLRRLAKLPKPEYAGNLPVHERLAELKAAIAAHQVTIICGETGSGKTTQLPKICLELGRGVSGLIGHTQPRRLAARSVAERIAEELHSEIGSVVGYKVRFNDNTSREAYVKLMTDGILLAETQTDRFLSAYDTIIIDEAHERSLNIDFLLGYLKQLLPKRPDLKVIITSATIDAERFSKHFNNAPVFEVSGRTYPVEILYRPLRSTDEDDAEIELTDAIVDAADELARLGEGDILVFFPGEREIREAAEALRKSPLRRNDEILPLFARLSHSEQHKIFHPSGGKRRIVLATNVAETSLTVPGIKYVIDTGLARVKRYSARAKVEQLHVEKISQAAAKQRAGRCGRVSAGVCVRLYAEDDFAQRPPFTDPEIIRSNLAAVILRMAALKLGDVAAFPFLEAPDQRYINDGFQVLLELGAVDEKNGLTKLGEQMARLPVDPKISRMLLAAKKHGCVQEMLVIVSALSIQDPRERPLEAREAAAKAHERFYDKQSDFLAYLNIWDSFQRERDKGLSNRQLVQWCHQYFLSHLRMREWRELHAQLAQIAVEMGLTTKEQAFRRPQPQQAFQQSEAAGDQDLSAKLKQKQLDKKQHRSKIRADKEAGYEQIHRALLTGLIANVGMKSPEGNDYLGARGSRFHLFPASALFKAKPKWVMAAELTETSKLYARDVAVIQPEWMEQEAAHLMRYHYFEPHWAQKRGEVVASERVTFYGLTVLPRRPIAYGRIAPDEAREIFIRGALVAQECDLQAAFFVHNKKLIKEISELEHKSRKQDVLVDDEVLYEFYHQRLPQMVEIGRPSEKSSEGATQAADTAFSDGLAGKGRLKTQPLADIRTFNTWLKQAEQQQPKLLFLSRDDLMQHAAAHVTEEQFPPFWKTADGRFKLSYRFEPNHPLDGVTLTLPLTSLNRLNAASLEWLVPGMLREKLQLLVKALPKQIRRICVPVPEFITRFLESEPERNEPIIPQLARFIAKTAGDMRILEQIDQDSWSVHVLPDYCYVNLKIIDDGGQELASGRKLHELQQQLGQAAAVTFRDNTQEFERDKVTTWDIGKLPESIKFARGKQQLTGYLGLQKEKNGNIALRLFDTQAAAAQAHRQGVIELMKLQLKEQVKDLNKGLQGFTQAAMLLKHIPADNLREDLTQAVCDRAFIGEDELPRDEKAFKEQIKRARSRLPAVKEALSRYLQETAAAYAELNGKTGSGKHPLAHLLRNRLNTLLAEGFATRTPWTQWPRLPVYLKAMTLRMDKYISNPARDQAREADIQELEQMWQEKTDTLTKQGLPVSDGLAAFKWSVEELRVSLFAQELKTPYPVSVKRLLKLWEEMNKG; encoded by the coding sequence ATGTCCCAAGCTGATTTGACCCAAACGCTTTCTAAAGACCGCCATTTTCTGCAAACTGCTTTTAAAAATCCGCAACGTTTCGGCGGGATGGAGGCGGTGCGGCAGAAATATCATAAGTCGCACGAGCTTTTTTTGCGCCGTTTGGCGAAGTTGCCCAAGCCGGAATATGCCGGTAATTTGCCGGTACACGAGCGGTTGGCGGAGTTGAAAGCGGCGATTGCGGCGCATCAGGTAACGATTATCTGCGGTGAAACGGGTTCGGGCAAAACCACGCAGTTGCCGAAAATCTGTTTGGAACTGGGGCGGGGCGTGTCGGGCTTGATCGGGCATACCCAGCCGAGGCGTTTGGCGGCACGCTCGGTGGCGGAGCGGATTGCGGAAGAGCTGCATTCGGAAATCGGCAGCGTGGTCGGCTATAAAGTTCGGTTTAACGACAATACGTCCCGTGAGGCTTATGTGAAGCTGATGACGGACGGCATTTTGTTGGCGGAAACGCAGACCGACCGTTTTTTGTCAGCGTATGACACGATTATTATCGACGAGGCGCACGAGCGCAGTCTGAACATTGATTTCCTGCTCGGCTATTTGAAACAGCTTTTGCCAAAACGTCCTGATTTAAAAGTGATTATTACTTCGGCAACGATAGATGCCGAACGCTTTTCCAAACATTTCAACAATGCGCCGGTGTTTGAAGTCAGCGGCCGCACTTATCCGGTGGAGATTCTCTACCGACCGTTGCGCAGCACCGATGAAGACGATGCGGAAATTGAATTGACCGATGCGATTGTCGATGCGGCGGACGAGTTGGCACGTTTGGGCGAGGGCGATATTTTGGTGTTTTTTCCGGGCGAACGGGAAATCCGTGAGGCGGCGGAGGCGCTGCGTAAATCGCCGTTGCGGCGCAATGACGAAATCTTGCCGCTGTTTGCCCGCCTGTCGCATTCGGAACAGCATAAGATTTTCCATCCGAGCGGCGGCAAACGGCGGATTGTGCTGGCGACCAATGTGGCGGAAACGTCGCTGACCGTTCCCGGCATTAAATATGTAATCGATACCGGTTTGGCACGGGTGAAACGTTATTCGGCCCGTGCCAAAGTCGAGCAGCTTCATGTGGAAAAAATCTCGCAGGCGGCGGCAAAACAGCGGGCGGGGCGTTGCGGACGGGTATCGGCGGGCGTGTGCGTGCGGCTGTATGCGGAAGACGATTTTGCGCAGCGGCCGCCGTTTACCGATCCGGAAATTATCCGCAGCAATCTGGCGGCGGTGATTTTGCGGATGGCGGCGTTGAAACTGGGCGATGTGGCGGCGTTTCCGTTTCTCGAAGCGCCCGATCAGCGTTATATCAACGACGGTTTTCAGGTGTTGCTGGAGTTGGGTGCGGTTGATGAGAAAAACGGTTTGACCAAACTCGGCGAACAGATGGCGAGATTGCCGGTTGATCCGAAAATCAGCCGTATGCTGCTGGCGGCGAAAAAACACGGCTGCGTGCAGGAAATGCTGGTGATTGTGTCCGCCCTGTCGATTCAAGACCCGAGGGAGCGGCCGCTGGAAGCCCGTGAAGCAGCGGCGAAGGCGCATGAGCGGTTTTACGATAAACAGTCGGATTTTCTGGCCTATCTGAATATTTGGGACAGCTTCCAGCGGGAGCGGGACAAAGGTTTGTCCAACCGCCAGCTGGTGCAGTGGTGCCATCAATATTTTCTGTCGCACTTGAGAATGCGGGAATGGCGGGAGCTGCACGCCCAGCTTGCCCAAATTGCGGTGGAAATGGGTTTGACGACCAAAGAACAGGCTTTCAGACGGCCTCAGCCGCAGCAGGCGTTTCAGCAGAGCGAGGCGGCGGGCGATCAAGACCTTTCCGCCAAGCTCAAGCAAAAACAGTTGGACAAAAAACAGCACCGCAGCAAAATCCGTGCCGACAAAGAAGCGGGCTACGAGCAGATTCACCGTGCGCTGCTCACCGGCCTGATTGCCAATGTCGGCATGAAGTCGCCCGAGGGCAACGACTATCTCGGCGCACGGGGCAGCCGTTTTCATCTTTTCCCCGCTTCCGCCCTGTTTAAAGCCAAACCGAAATGGGTGATGGCGGCGGAACTGACCGAAACGTCCAAACTCTATGCCCGAGATGTGGCGGTGATTCAGCCCGAATGGATGGAGCAGGAAGCCGCCCACCTGATGCGTTACCATTATTTCGAACCGCATTGGGCGCAGAAACGGGGCGAAGTGGTGGCGAGCGAGCGGGTAACGTTTTACGGCTTAACCGTCTTGCCCCGCCGCCCGATTGCCTACGGCAGAATCGCCCCCGACGAAGCCCGGGAAATCTTTATCCGGGGCGCACTGGTGGCGCAGGAATGCGATTTGCAGGCGGCATTTTTTGTTCACAATAAAAAACTGATTAAAGAAATCAGCGAGTTGGAACATAAATCCCGCAAGCAGGACGTGTTGGTCGATGATGAAGTACTGTATGAATTTTACCATCAGCGTTTGCCGCAGATGGTGGAAATCGGCAGGCCGTCTGAAAAATCATCCGAGGGCGCAACCCAAGCGGCGGATACCGCATTTTCAGACGGCCTCGCCGGTAAAGGCCGTCTGAAAACCCAGCCGCTGGCGGACATCCGCACGTTCAATACATGGCTCAAACAGGCAGAACAGCAACAGCCCAAGCTGCTGTTTCTCAGTCGGGACGACCTGATGCAGCACGCCGCCGCACACGTTACCGAAGAACAGTTCCCGCCGTTTTGGAAAACCGCCGACGGCAGATTCAAACTCAGCTACCGTTTCGAACCAAACCATCCGCTCGACGGCGTAACCCTGACTTTGCCGCTGACTTCGCTCAACCGCCTCAATGCCGCAAGTTTGGAATGGCTGGTTCCCGGTATGCTGCGGGAAAAACTGCAACTGCTCGTCAAAGCCTTACCCAAACAAATCCGCCGCATCTGCGTACCTGTTCCCGAATTTATCACCCGCTTTTTGGAAAGCGAACCCGAACGTAACGAGCCGATTATTCCCCAACTCGCCCGCTTTATCGCCAAAACCGCCGGCGATATGCGGATTTTGGAACAAATCGACCAAGATTCATGGTCGGTACACGTTTTGCCCGACTATTGCTACGTCAATCTGAAAATTATCGACGACGGCGGTCAAGAGCTGGCGAGCGGCCGCAAACTGCACGAATTGCAACAGCAACTCGGTCAAGCCGCCGCCGTAACCTTCCGCGACAACACCCAAGAATTCGAGCGGGACAAAGTAACGACATGGGACATCGGCAAATTGCCCGAATCCATCAAATTCGCCAGAGGCAAACAGCAGCTCACCGGCTATCTCGGTCTGCAAAAAGAAAAAAACGGCAACATCGCCCTGCGCCTGTTCGACACCCAAGCCGCCGCCGCACAAGCCCACCGGCAAGGCGTGATCGAACTGATGAAGCTGCAACTCAAAGAACAGGTCAAAGACCTCAACAAAGGCCTGCAAGGTTTCACCCAAGCCGCCATGCTGCTCAAACACATACCCGCCGACAACCTGCGGGAAGACCTGACCCAAGCCGTGTGCGACCGTGCCTTTATCGGCGAAGACGAATTGCCGAGAGACGAAAAAGCCTTCAAAGAACAAATCAAACGCGCCCGCAGCCGCCTGCCCGCCGTCAAAGAAGCCCTCAGCCGCTACCTTCAGGAAACCGCCGCCGCCTATGCCGAACTCAACGGCAAAACCGGCAGCGGCAAACACCCGCTCGCCCACCTGCTGCGCAACCGCCTGAACACCCTGCTCGCCGAAGGCTTCGCCACCCGCACCCCGTGGACGCAATGGCCCCGTTTACCCGTGTACCTCAAAGCCATGACCCTGCGCATGGACAAATACATCAGCAATCCCGCAAGAGACCAAGCCCGTGAAGCCGATATTCAGGAATTGGAACAAATGTGGCAGGAAAAAACCGACACCCTGACCAAACAAGGCTTGCCCGTTTCAGACGGCCTTGCTGCATTTAAATGGTCGGTTGAAGAATTAAGAGTGTCGCTGTTTGCACAGGAATTGAAAACACCGTATCCGGTGTCGGTGAAAAGGTTGTTGAAACTATGGGAAGAAATGAATAAAGGTTGA
- a CDS encoding OPT family oligopeptide transporter — MTQHQHDPYAGYRELTLRGMILGALITVVFTASNVYLGLKVGLTFASSIPAAVISMALLKFAKGSNILENNMVQTQASAAGTLSTIIFVLPGLLMAGYWNGFPFWQTTLLCMAGGILGVIFTIPLRYAMVVKSDLPYPEGVAAAEILKVGSGEHEGGKQTGGSGIAEIATGGLLAGIVSFCTNGLRIAADSASYWFKSGAAVFQLPMGFSLALLGAGYLVGLTGGLAILLGIFIAWGGAVPYFSAHLPQPENLDMVGFAMQLWKEKVRFIGAGTIGIAAIWTLITLMKPMAEGMRLSFKAFKGGSEASAERVEQDLSPKAMILWTLGMMLILALTFWQFVADAHISGGLAWLLVIVCTLLASLIGFLVAAACGYMAGLVGSSSSPISGIGIISIIAISLVLLLIGDSGGMFADEANRKFMLALALFCGSSVISVASISNDNLQDLKTGYLVKATPWRQQIALIIGCVVGALVISPVLELLYQAYGFTGAMPREGMDAAQALAAPQATLMTTIATGIFSHNLQWNYIFTGIAIGVALIIVDIVLKKSTASRMSLPVLAVGMGIYLPPSVNMPIVIGAILAAFLKHTVAKRSSNSEGRLKNADRIGTLFAAGLIVGESLIGVILAFIIAFSVTNGGSDAPLALALDNWDTAAKWLGLAFFITGMMIFAKRVLKAGK, encoded by the coding sequence ATGACACAACACCAGCACGACCCCTATGCCGGCTACCGCGAGCTGACGCTGCGCGGCATGATTTTAGGGGCATTGATTACTGTGGTTTTCACCGCCTCCAACGTTTATCTCGGCCTCAAAGTCGGCCTCACCTTTGCTTCCTCGATTCCGGCAGCCGTGATTTCCATGGCGCTGCTCAAATTCGCCAAAGGCAGCAATATTCTGGAAAACAATATGGTACAGACGCAGGCTTCGGCGGCGGGTACGCTCTCGACCATTATTTTCGTATTGCCCGGCCTGTTGATGGCGGGCTACTGGAACGGTTTTCCGTTTTGGCAAACCACGCTGCTGTGTATGGCGGGCGGCATTCTCGGCGTGATTTTCACCATTCCGCTGCGCTATGCAATGGTAGTCAAAAGCGACCTACCCTATCCTGAAGGCGTAGCGGCGGCCGAAATTTTGAAAGTCGGTAGCGGCGAACATGAAGGCGGAAAACAAACCGGCGGCAGCGGCATTGCCGAAATCGCCACCGGCGGTCTGCTGGCAGGTATTGTGAGCTTCTGCACCAACGGTTTGCGTATCGCCGCCGACAGCGCCAGCTACTGGTTCAAAAGCGGCGCAGCCGTGTTCCAACTTCCGATGGGTTTTTCACTGGCGCTCTTGGGCGCAGGCTATCTGGTCGGCCTGACCGGCGGTTTGGCAATCTTACTGGGCATTTTCATCGCATGGGGCGGCGCTGTTCCCTACTTCTCCGCCCATTTGCCGCAACCTGAAAATCTCGACATGGTCGGCTTTGCCATGCAGCTTTGGAAAGAAAAAGTCCGCTTTATCGGCGCCGGCACCATCGGCATTGCCGCCATCTGGACGCTGATTACCCTGATGAAACCGATGGCCGAAGGCATGCGCCTGTCGTTTAAAGCCTTCAAAGGCGGTTCGGAAGCCTCCGCCGAACGGGTCGAACAAGACCTGTCGCCCAAAGCCATGATTTTGTGGACCTTGGGCATGATGCTGATTTTGGCACTGACCTTCTGGCAATTTGTCGCCGATGCCCACATTTCGGGCGGTTTGGCATGGCTGCTGGTGATTGTCTGCACCCTGCTTGCCTCACTGATCGGCTTTCTCGTCGCCGCCGCCTGCGGCTACATGGCCGGTTTGGTCGGCTCGTCTTCCAGCCCGATTTCCGGCATCGGCATTATCTCGATTATCGCCATTTCACTGGTTTTACTGCTGATCGGCGACTCCGGCGGCATGTTTGCCGATGAAGCCAACCGCAAATTTATGCTGGCACTGGCACTGTTTTGCGGCTCGTCCGTTATTTCCGTTGCCTCGATTTCCAACGACAACCTCCAAGACCTCAAAACCGGCTACCTCGTCAAAGCCACCCCGTGGCGGCAGCAAATCGCCCTGATTATCGGCTGCGTTGTCGGCGCACTGGTGATTTCGCCGGTATTGGAACTGCTCTACCAAGCCTACGGCTTCACCGGTGCCATGCCGCGCGAAGGCATGGATGCCGCCCAAGCCCTCGCCGCACCACAAGCCACGCTGATGACCACCATCGCCACCGGCATTTTCTCGCACAACCTGCAATGGAACTACATCTTCACCGGTATCGCCATCGGCGTTGCCCTGATTATCGTTGACATCGTGCTGAAAAAATCCACCGCCTCCCGCATGAGCCTGCCCGTATTGGCAGTCGGCATGGGCATCTACCTACCGCCGTCTGTCAATATGCCGATTGTGATTGGCGCTATTTTGGCCGCATTCCTGAAACACACCGTCGCCAAACGCAGCAGCAACAGCGAAGGCCGTCTGAAAAACGCTGACCGCATCGGCACTCTGTTTGCCGCCGGCCTGATTGTCGGCGAAAGCCTGATCGGCGTGATTCTCGCCTTTATCATCGCCTTCTCCGTAACCAACGGCGGCAGCGATGCCCCGCTCGCCCTCGCATTGGACAACTGGGACACCGCCGCCAAATGGCTCGGCCTGGCATTCTTCATCACCGGCATGATGATTTTCGCCAAACGGGTGTTAAAAGCCGGGAAGTAA
- a CDS encoding AraC family transcriptional regulator: MNNDKLRQLAELIESLTREEGCFLTTDIPTLSLCRRNHTTQPMPCIYPLSLFLVVQGSQHLNFGDSVRQIEQGQTALTTMDLPVVSNVLNASQHTPYLSLRIELDAMMLRELDEQIAWQPKMSSLSDTLSVFPADEELLDALIRLVKLLKTPNLQPHLLPLIEREIAVRLLSSDHHAMLKRVLTQGTIEQKVAKVIAYFNEHYTEKIEMDKLAEMVFISPSSLRQHFRKITGTSPLQYQKQLRLQNARRLMFKENKDATTASLAVGYESPSQFNREYARFFGEPPHRDIQRLRNNEMQFGRIV; this comes from the coding sequence ATGAATAACGACAAACTTCGCCAACTTGCCGAGCTGATTGAAAGCTTAACCCGTGAAGAAGGGTGTTTTTTGACCACGGATATTCCCACATTGAGCCTGTGTCGGCGAAATCACACGACCCAGCCGATGCCGTGCATTTATCCGTTAAGCCTGTTTTTAGTGGTGCAAGGTTCGCAACATCTTAATTTTGGCGACAGCGTGCGACAAATTGAGCAGGGGCAAACGGCACTGACCACAATGGATCTGCCCGTGGTGTCTAATGTGCTGAACGCCAGCCAGCACACGCCTTATTTGAGCCTGCGGATTGAGCTGGATGCAATGATGCTTAGGGAACTGGACGAGCAGATTGCGTGGCAACCGAAGATGTCCAGCCTGTCGGATACGCTGTCGGTGTTCCCTGCGGACGAAGAATTGTTAGATGCCTTGATCCGCTTGGTGAAATTGCTCAAAACGCCAAATTTGCAACCGCACTTATTGCCGTTGATTGAGCGAGAAATTGCGGTGCGGTTATTATCCAGCGACCATCACGCTATGCTAAAACGGGTATTGACGCAAGGCACGATTGAGCAGAAAGTGGCGAAAGTGATTGCCTATTTCAACGAGCATTACACTGAAAAAATAGAAATGGACAAGCTGGCGGAAATGGTATTTATCAGCCCGTCATCGTTGCGACAACATTTTCGCAAAATCACTGGCACCAGCCCTTTGCAATACCAAAAACAGCTACGCCTGCAAAACGCCCGCCGTTTGATGTTCAAGGAAAACAAAGACGCAACCACGGCATCCTTGGCGGTCGGCTACGAAAGCCCGAGCCAGTTCAACCGAGAATACGCCCGCTTCTTCGGCGAACCGCCCCATCGGGATATCCAACGCCTGAGAAATAATGAAATGCAGTTTGGGCGAATTGTGTAA
- a CDS encoding thioredoxin family protein → MLQQSLSDIEQAIASKRLSLLYVQAPNCGVCGVFRHQVGELLEQMPAVNGVFTDISLVPSIASRFHVLTAPAVLVFFDNKEVYRTARYIKTAELKAMLDDYLQLMQDENNLSN, encoded by the coding sequence ATGTTGCAACAAAGCCTTAGCGACATTGAGCAGGCTATCGCCAGTAAACGCCTGAGCCTGCTTTATGTGCAAGCCCCGAATTGTGGCGTGTGTGGCGTGTTCCGCCATCAAGTGGGCGAATTGCTGGAACAAATGCCCGCAGTGAACGGCGTATTTACCGACATCAGCCTTGTGCCGAGTATCGCCAGCCGTTTTCACGTGCTGACCGCCCCTGCGGTGCTGGTGTTCTTTGACAACAAAGAAGTGTACCGCACCGCCCGTTACATCAAAACAGCGGAATTAAAGGCGATGTTGGACGATTATCTGCAACTGATGCAAGATGAAAACAACTTGTCAAATTAG
- a CDS encoding OsmC family protein has protein sequence MKKIKDLSQGKLTLEMSSQSNGGLSMKTSTGNTILGGKVDSSRVGKFQTIGDEPPLLDGKDLGLSPIEYLLQSLAGCYTASLAILAEQNGIELDDIRINFAADTDLGGVLGLNPNARKGVSQIRADIQLKSATATDAQLDDLIVKLEAFSPLCDTLVNGTQIITKRV, from the coding sequence TTGAAAAAGATTAAAGATTTGAGCCAAGGCAAACTGACTTTAGAAATGAGCAGCCAAAGCAACGGCGGATTGAGCATGAAAACCAGCACGGGCAATACGATTTTAGGCGGTAAAGTGGACAGCAGCCGTGTGGGCAAATTCCAAACCATCGGCGATGAACCGCCATTATTAGACGGTAAAGATTTGGGGCTTTCGCCGATTGAATATCTGCTGCAATCGCTCGCAGGCTGCTACACCGCATCTTTGGCGATTTTAGCCGAGCAAAACGGCATTGAGCTTGACGATATCCGCATCAATTTTGCCGCCGATACCGATTTGGGTGGTGTACTGGGCTTAAACCCTAACGCCCGCAAAGGTGTCAGCCAAATCCGTGCTGATATTCAGCTAAAAAGTGCCACAGCGACCGACGCACAGTTGGATGATTTAATCGTGAAGTTAGAAGCATTTTCACCGCTTTGTGATACTTTGGTGAACGGCACGCAAATTATCACCAAACGGGTATAA
- a CDS encoding methyltransferase family protein: protein MKLKIPPPLWTLLTALTMWLLAHIAPDAFSLPSASWLAAIIAVAGGLITAAGARALSQAKTTLSPHHPDQTTQIVRHGILRFSRNPMYLGMALFLTAWAIFLGHMLAWLGVVGFIWIITVLQIQPEERLLAEKFGADYADYCRQTRRWL from the coding sequence ATGAAACTAAAAATCCCGCCGCCTTTGTGGACTTTATTGACCGCTTTGACAATGTGGCTTTTGGCACACATCGCCCCCGATGCCTTTTCGCTACCGTCCGCATCGTGGCTTGCCGCCATCATCGCTGTGGCGGGCGGTTTGATTACCGCCGCCGGTGCAAGGGCATTGTCGCAGGCAAAAACCACGCTCAGCCCGCACCACCCCGACCAAACCACGCAGATTGTCCGCCACGGTATTTTGCGTTTTAGCCGCAATCCGATGTATTTGGGCATGGCGTTATTTTTGACCGCTTGGGCAATATTTTTGGGGCATATGCTGGCATGGCTCGGCGTGGTTGGGTTTATTTGGATTATTACCGTTTTGCAAATTCAACCTGAAGAGCGGCTTTTGGCAGAAAAATTCGGTGCAGACTATGCCGATTACTGTCGCCAAACCCGACGCTGGTTATAG